From Bombyx mori chromosome 10, ASM3026992v2, a single genomic window includes:
- the LOC101738054 gene encoding asparagine-rich protein precursor (The RefSeq protein has 18 substitutions compared to this genomic sequence) codes for METLVVLFAVIYTIIAAPAQLGEHLDTFKTLNGDFSDTTVRERKSTAQAELDHHLNQNVDDGISNGRSLHAKKPIIVKKKIGYHLYRDSDEEKRLTSSRENCNEKVKVKLCDEEAALTSTGMGRSTTTEDIDDHLMSEEDMKQSLKMAKEAIANLERDLQKMDTKSSPKSAQMDEIHLEAGAEVRKDIDVAKEALEQIHQNFGNLESMSLHASTSDDPGSIHNVHLTVAKTEEERIAQWKEAMENIQKNIEIARNIEDSFKFDDNEKLVDENSFLEASSSEVLNANTQLTEKSSANKDDMNTAASNVHESDAKNEAKFENNNLGNDHKTTLRSSLESELSDNTLKKQPGSMATNEHFHTNNEIGATKVSKNSDLEINTERISFDLKPENNDEKPTIQSKSNEYLKSESEKDNKNTYKKEEIIEKLNDTTHTINNSNSHGTDQKAESATENRKTQERQPTENDNVTKVSVQMNNDKNEGLMKSADIEHMPKINEPAQHLSGTNDNIKKAAMPNSKNNEMSTAQSKFEESNNFRIANHNSQSVGHHHTSTMKDVNHLDTMRTHMRMDPVHKNLNDHLIHGQVYHDDHIDTAFHSNMRDSLNGFRPDNTMFQWKPSQERTVYGPAMSSHTGSSAVGVFPNANIGSCGIPLLLSCSPSVTSGSLAKALPSGYSAPAYRMEEDFAVFPNKREIKKGNEIPSVNFKTMTTNTKMKMSKTNFDKKL; via the coding sequence ATGGAGACACTAATAGTGTTGTTTGCTGTGATATACACTATCATAGCAGCCCCAGCCCAGTTAGGGGAACATTTAGATACATTTAAAACACTAAATGGTGATTTTTCTGACACAACAGTACGAGAAAGAAAGTCAACAGCTCAAGCAGAATTAGATCATCATTTAAATCAAAACGTTGATGATGGCATATCAAATGGGAGAAGTTTACATGCTAAGAAACCAATTATTGTCAAGAAGAAAATTGGATATCATTTATATCGTGATTCAGACGAAGAAAAAAGATTAACTAGTTCTCGTGAAAACTGTAATGAGAAGGTAAAGGTTAAGTTATGTGACGAAGAAGCTGCTTTAACATCGACTGGTATGGGGCGTAGCACTACGACTGAAGATATTGATGATCATTTAATGTCCGAAGAAGATATGAAACAAAGTTTGAAAATGGCAAAAGAAGCAATAGCGAATCTAGAAAGAGATCTACAAAAAATGGATACTAAGTCCAGTCCAAAATCAGCGCAGATGGACGAGATCAATTTGGAAGCTGGTGCTGAAGTTCGTAAAGATATAGATGTAGCAAAAGAAGCACTTGAACAAATTCATCAAAATTTTGGAAACTTGGAGTCTATGAGCTTACATGCTTCGACGTCGGATGATCCGGGCTCAATACATAACGTTCATTTAACTGTAGCAAAAACAGAGGAAGAAAGAATTGCTCAATGGAAAGAGGCCATGGAgaatattcaaaaaaatatagaaattgcACGCAATATAGAAGACAGTTTTAAATTCGATGATAACGAAAAATTGGTAGACGAAAACTCTTTTTTGGAAGCATCGAGCTCTGAAATTCTTAACGCAAATACACAGCTGACTGAAAAAAGCTCAGCGAACAAAGATGATATGAATACTGCAGCTTCCAACGTTCACGAATCTGATGCCAAAAACGAAgccaaatttgaaaataataatttagggAATGATCATAAGACCACGTTAAGAAGTTCACTGGAATCTGAACTTAGTGATAATATATTGAAAAAGCAACTAGGATCAATGTCCATGAATGAACATTTTCATACTAATAATGAAATTGGAGCAACTAAGGTTTCCAAAAATGCAGATTTAGAGATAAACACGGAGAGAATAAGTTTCGATTTGAAACCTgaaaataatgatgaaaaaCCGACAATACAATCAAAATCTAATGAGTATTCAAAACCAGAATCtgaaaaagataacaaaaatacatataaaaaagaagaaattatCGAAAAATTAAATGATACTACTCATATAATCAATAACTCAAACTCTCATGGAACTGATCAAAAAGCTGAATCTGctacagaaaatagaaaaacgCAAGAAAGACAACCGACAGAAAACGATAATGTGACGAAGGTTTCAGTTCAAATGAACAATGATAAGAACGAAGGATTAATGAAATCGGCCGATATTGAACATATGCCTAAAATTAATGAGCCAGCACAACATTTATCTGGAACGAATGATAATATAAAGAAAGCTGCCATGCCTAACTCTAAGAACAACGAAATGAGTACAGCACAATCCAAATTTGAGGAATCCAATAATTTTCGAATTGCAAATCACAATAGTCATTCAGTGGGTCACCATCAAACATCAACAATGAAGGATGTAAATCATTTAGATACGATGAGAGCACATATGCGCATGGACCCTGTACATAAAAACTTAAATGATCATTTAATTCATGGACAAGTTTATCACGATGATCACATTGATACTGCTTTTCATTCCAACATGAGGGATTCCTTAAATGGCTTTAGACCTGATAGTACAATGTTCCAATGGAAGCCTAGTCAAGAGAGAACCGTATATGGCCCTGCAATGTCCTCTCACACGGGATCAAGTGCTGTCGGCGTATTTCCAAACGCAAACATCGGAAGTTGTGGAATTCCACTATTACTAAGTTGTTCGCCGTCGGTAACATCTGGAAGTTTAGCTAAAGCACTTCCATCAGGATATTCGGCGCCAGCGTACAGAATGGAAGAAGACTTTGCAGTCATTCCGAACAAAAGAGAAATCAAGAAAAGTAATGAAATACCAAGCGTTAATTTTAAAACCATGACCACCAGCACGAAAATGAAAATGTCTAAAACTAATTTTGATAAGAAATTACGA
- the LOC101738180 gene encoding uncharacterized protein LOC101738180 produces the protein MNYLTCPLVLLTILSVQCVPFLKDNALSDTLVLEDDKEPKHRVKKSFVVEPKKEEENLLLEEETSNVGDEENVSGLMAAREGKNLEHFTPETYSNMGIPKKVLPFIWYRQWQPYEENLPAGNLIYPHLHPAFMVLQSMNSLPPVYTPQYTKDLSLRRSSRSEVDDFLEQLNHDTIMNNILPTMPFPFLRTSNHGESPQEDLVTAIFPGVENTASAIPILLSCSPKVHQGTLQNYQINNHESHDSGTSHNDAVLITDSKPAEPSSSK, from the coding sequence atgaattatttaacTTGTCCGCTGGTTTTATTGACGATTTTGTCGGTGCAATGCGTACCGTTCTTGAAAGATAATGCTTTGAGTGACACTCTTGTCTTAGAGGACGATAAGGAACCTAAGCATCGTGTCAAGAAGTCATTTGTGGTCGAGCCAAAGAAAGAAGAGGAGAATTTAttattagaagaagaaacaagcAATGTGGGAGATGAAGAGAATGTTTCTGGATTAATGGCTGCACGCGAAGGCAAAAATCTGGAACACTTTACGCCTGAGACGTACTCAAATATGGGAATTCCGAAGAAAGTACTACCGTTTATTTGGTACAGACAATGGCAGCCATATGAAGAAAACCTTCCCGctggaaatttaatatatccaCACTTGCATCCAGCATTTATGGTATTACAGTCTATGAATTCACTGCCACCAGTTTACACACCCCAATATACAAAAGATTTATCGTTGCGAAGGTCTTCAAGGTCGGAAGTCGATGATTTTTTGGAACAGCTGAATCACGATACTATCATGAATAACATCCTGCCAACTATGCCGTTTCCGTTTCTTCGTACCTCTAATCATGGCGAGTCCCCACAAGAAGACCTTGTAACGGCTATATTTCCTGGAGTAGAAAATACTGCAAGTGCTATACCAATACTTTTGAGCTGTTCGCCTAAGGTTCACCAAGGCACCCTTCAAAATTATCAGATCAACAATCACGAAAGTCACGACTCTGGTACTTCGCATAACGACGCAGTACTGATAACTGACAGCAAGCCAGCGGAGCCTTCATCATCAAAATAA